CTGTACATCGACATCGCGCACACCCGATCGTTGACCACGACCGAGAACTACGGTGCACTGTGGTCGGATCCGACACCCGAACGCGCTGGTCAGGCGCTCGGCTTCACCGTCGATCCTCGCTGACTGTGCCGAACATCGCCGACGACACCCTGCGGAGTCGCCGATGGGTGCTGCACCTGGACATGGATGCGTTCTTCGCCTCCGCCGAGCAACTGACTCGGCCCACGCTGCGGGGCCGCCCGGTTCTCGTCGGCGGAGCCGGCGGGCGAGGTGTGGTGGCGGGCTGCAGCTATCAGGCGCGTGCGTTCGGAGCCCGATCGGCGATGCCGATGCATCAGGCACGTCGACTGGTCGGTGCGAGTGCGGTGGTGCTGCCGCCGCGTTTCCCGCTGTACTCGGAGTTGAGTCGGCGGGGGTTCGAGGCACTACGGGGACCGATGCCCGTTCTCGAACAGCTCTCGATCGACGAGGCCTTCGGCGAGCCGCTCGAATTGGCCGGAGCTTCGGTCGGTGAGGTCGAGCAATTCTGCGCTGGGCTGCGCGCGCTGATACTCGCCGAGACCGGTTTGGTCGCCTCGATCGGTGCCGGATCGGGAAAGCAGATCGCCAAGATCGCGTCGGGCCTGGCGAAGCCCGATGGCATCACCGTCGTCGCCCCTGGAATACAAGCAGAGCTGATGGCGGCCCTGCCGGTGCGGAAGCTGTGGGGTATCGGACCGGTGGCAGGAGAACGGTTGCGGCGCTTGGGAATCGATACCATCGGCAAGTTCGTGGCCACCCCTGAGTCCGAGGTGGCGTCGATACTCGGGGCCACGATGGGGCCGAGTCTGCATCAGCTGGCGCGCGGCATCGACAATCGCGTGGTGGCCGAGCGGGCCGAGGCCAAGCAGGTCAGCGCCGAAACGACGTTCGCGCAGGACGTCATCTCCCTCGCTCAGCTACGCCCTGCCATCGAAGCCATCGTCGAATCGACTCATCGCCGGTTGCTGAAGGACGGCCGGGGTGCCAGAACCGTGGTGCTCAAACTGCGCAAGTCCGACATGAGCATCATCACCCGATCGGCGACGTTGCCCTACGCGACCGTGGACAAGCAGACGATCGTGGCCACCGCACAGCGACTGGCGGTCGATCCCGTCGACGTCGGACCGATCCGGCTGGTCGGGGTCGGCCTGGCCGGGCTGTCGGCCGTTCGGCAGGGATCTCTGTTTCCCGAACTCGAACACGAACCGGTCGTGGATGCGGCAGACGCAACGGAGGAGTCGGCCGTGCCGGTGGCGGCCGCCGCGGACGTCGTCGTTCCGGACGGTCCGCGGTGGCAGCCCGGTATGGACGTCAGGCATCCCGAATTCGGTCACGGCTGGGTGCAGGGTGCCGGGCACGCGGTGGTGACCGTGCGATTCGAGACCCGCACCACCGGGCCCGGGACCGCGCGTACCTTTGCCGAATCGGACGAGAACCTGGTCGTCGCCGATGTTCTCGACAGCCTGAAGTGAGTTGTGGCAGAGCTGAGGAAACTCTGTGAGGTTTCACAGGTAGGCGTTACGGGTTGTGTCTCGACCGATCCGAGCTGACATAGTGGACTCCGGTCCGAGACGACCACTACCCGCAACGACCGACGAGTCACAGAACGATCGAGACGTGACTCAGAGTGAAAAGGACAAGCACTTGAAGCTTCGCAACACCCGACGGGCAATGGTTGCCGGTATCGCCATCGCCGGTGCACTGACCATGACCGCCTGCAGCTCCGGCGGCGACGAAACGCCCACCGCGACGACGACCACGGCTGTCACCACCTCGGCCTCCACCGCTCCCGAGGGCGGCGCGTACCCGCCTGCACCCACGGTCGAGGAGCTCAACACTCAGCTCATGCGCGGACTCGATCCCAACGTCCCGGTCGAGGAGAAGGCGGCTCTGATCCAGGGCGCGTCCGAGGACCCGGATCTGATCAACCAGGTTGCGGCCGCTGCTGTGGCCAACAACGCTCAGATCGAGATCACCAGCATCGACGACCTCGGTACCGGAGTTCTCAACGCGGGCATCACCATCACCCTCAACGGGCAGGCCAACCCCGGCACGTTCCAGTTCGTCCCCGAGGACGGCGTGTGGAAGCTCTCCAAGGAGAACGCCTGCGGCATCGTTTCGCTCGCGCAGCTGACCAGCCCGGCGTGCCCCGCACCCTGAGTCCTGCCGATCGTCTCTGACCGCACCTGAACTGCCGGTGACATCTCCTCGCGGGGACATGTCACCGGCAGTTCTTCGTTCGGAGGCTCGTACCGACTCAGGCGCTGGGCGTGGCCGTTCGGATACGGTCGGCGGCGGCCTCGGCCACGGCCGTGACAGTCGCGGGTTCGAGTCCGCTCTGATCCGAGACGACGATCTGCAGGACGGTCGAATCGACCACGGCCACCACGACGTCGGAGATCAACGTGAATCCCTCGCTGCTGGTGGTCAGACGAATGGAGGCGGACGCGTCACCGATCTGCGGCTGCTCGCGGCCCGCCAGCGCGTACTCGACGCTCACCCCGTCCGCATCCGTGCCGGTGAACTCGGCGCACCCGGTCCACGCCTGCTGCACCGATGCGAATGCCTCTGCTGTTCCGGTCCCGGTGTAGCTCGCCGCGTCCTCGTCGATCGACGAGAAGTTCGGCCCCGAGAAGCGAGCCACCGCGGACGACGCCGCACCGCCGAGTTGTTCCGAGACCGGTGCCAGTACGGCCGCGCACGCAGACGGGTCGGTACTGGACTTGTCGGGTGAGTCGTAGTCGGGGGCCGGGTCCAATCCCAGATCTCGGACCGGGTCCGGAATCGAGGAGAAGCCGTCCGGCAAATCGCCCAGCCCCAGCATCGATGCCGTCAGAACGGCGCTGTCGGTGATGGGCACACCGAGCAGGGGATCGGGAGCCGCGACGGCAGTGGGTGCCGGCGCGGTGGCCTGCGACGGTTCGTCCGAGCTGCATCCGGCGGCTGCGGCGAGTCCGACCAACGACAGCCCGGCCAGCAGACGCGTGGTGGTTCGTGTCATCGGTCACCCCAGGTGATCGAATCTCCGACCGTCTGCCGCAACACGGTCGTGCTGTCGGGATCGGTGTACATCTGATCGCCACCCGCGGTGATCGTCCCACCGACGGGAAGCGGCTGCGTCAGGTCGATGTCGAGGGTTCCCGCGCCTGTATAGGTGTACGACGCGATGTTTAGCGTGCCGGAATTGTCGGGGAGGTCCCACACCGGTGATTCGGGTGTCTGTGTGATGGCGATATCCACGGTCGCCCGGTCGCCGTCGAGTGCTCGCAGCGTGACCATCGTGCGCTGGTTCAGGGTGATTCCGCTCAGCACCTGCTGATCGATTGTCCACACGGCACCGACACCGACTTCTGCGTCGGGAAAGGCGACGGAGCGGTACACCGCGGCGTTGAACGAGCGTTCGATGGCTGCCCTGGCGGTATCGAGCGCGGCATCGGCCGGAGTGATGTGCAACGCAGTGATCGCTCCGGACTCGGTGGCCGCCAGCCGCGCCGTGGAGCCTTCCGACGCGGACAGTGCGTCGGTCAGGCCCTCGTCGGGTGAGGTGGCGGCCCCGATGGTCAGGTCGATCGACCGCGTCGCCCCGGTCGAGGCGTCGTCTTCCGGCACGGCATCGGCCGTCGACGCGCTCAGCGGCACCGTCAACTCGGGACTGGAGAAGTCCTGCGCCGCCCCGACGTCGATCTGTTGCTGGACGGTGGACGTGGTCGTGAGGTCGATGTTCTGCGAGTCGGTGTCGGCTGTGTCGAAAGCCAGTACGCGGCGTGGCTCGGCCCCGGGGTCGACGACGGTGGTGGTCGTCGGCGTCACCGCGATCGTCACCTCGTTCGTGGACGCTGTCTGCTCGGCTGCGGGTTCGGTGTCGGTGCTCGAACATCCCGCCACCAGAGCCACCGCGCAGCATGCAGCGAGGAAACCGGCACGGACGGTGCTGGAGTGGACAGTGCTGGCGCGATCGGTCGACTTCACGGCCACCAGGCTACTGACAGCCCTGCCGGTAGCCGTACCGCGCGGCACGGATGAGTGTCCGCCGCCGCCGATGCGCCATGATGGACAGGTGAGTGAAGACCGCGCCGACGACCCGACACCCGAGAGCAGCGGTGTCTCGGCACCGAACGAGACCGCGGACCCGAAGGGGACCGATTCCGACAGCGCTGTCGCCAGGCCCGTGAAGCCACTGAAAACTCGACTGCTGATCGCCATCGCGGCGGTGATTCTGCTGTTCGATCTGGTGACCAAGATTCTGGTCGTGCACTTCGTGAAGCCCGGAAATCCGATCGAGATCGTCGGCAACGTGGTGACGCTGCGATTGGTGCGCAACCCCGGTGCGGCGTTCTCCATGGCCACCGGCATGACGTGGCTGCTGACGGTGGTGGCCGTCGCTGTCGTCATCGGTGTGATCAAGATCGGCCGGACGCTGCGATCACCGTGGTGGGCACTGGGATTGGGTCTGGTTCTCGGCGGCGCACTGGGCAACTTGATCGACCGCTTCTTTCGCGCTCCCGGTCCGTTCCAGGGCCACGTCGTCGACTTCGTGTCGGTGGGCTGGTGGCCGGTGTTCAATGTCGCCGACTCGTCCATCGTCTGCGGGGCGATTCTGCTCGTCGTGCTGAGTCTGTTCGGCTTCGAGCCGAACGGCGAACGCGTGACCAAGTCCACGTCCGATGCCCCGGAGAAGGCCGACTCGTGAGGGAATCGCGTTCCATGCCGGTGCCCGACGGTTTGGACGGAATGCGGGTCGATGCCGGGCTCGCGCGATTGCTGGGGCTCTCGCGTACCGTCGCCGCCTCACTGGCCGAAGAGGGTTCGGTTCTGGTCGATCACGGGGCCGTGGGCAAGTCCGATCGTTTGGCCGCAGGCTCGTGGCTCGAAGTGACACTGCCCGAGCCCGCCCGTGAGTTGACGATCGAAGCCGAACCGGTCGAGGGGATGGAGATTCTCTACGCCGACGACGATGTCGTGGCCGTGGACAAGCCCGTCGGTGTCGCTGCTCATGCCAGCGTGGGCTGGACCGGCCCGACGGTGATCGGCGGTCTGGCTGCTGCCGGCTTCCGAATTTCCACCTCCGGTGCACACGAGCGTCAGGGAATCGTGCACCGTCTCGACGTCGGAACGTCCGGGGTGATGGTGGTCGCGACGTCCGAGCGGGCGTACACCGTGCTCAAGCGTGCGTTCAAAGCGCGGACCATCGACAAGCGTTATCACGCTCTGGTGCAAGGACATCCGGATCCGAGCAGTGGAACCATCGATGCCCCGATCGGGCGACACGGCAGCAACGACTGGAAGTTCGCGGTGCGCGCGGACGGCAAGCCGAGCGTGACCCACTACGACACGGTCGAGGCGTTCCAGGCCGCGAGTTTGCTGGACGTACACCTGGAAACCGGTCGCACACACCAGATTCGAGTGCACTTTTCGGCCCTGCGCCACCCGTGCTGCGGGGATCTGACCTACGGGGCCGATCCGCGCCTGGCCGAACGGTTGGGCCTCGAACGCCAGTGGTTGCATGCACGTTCGCTCGGCTTCGCGCATCCGTCCGACGGCCGTTGGGTGGAGATCGAGAGTAAATATCCGGCCGACCTCGAGCACGCCCTCGAGGTGCTCCGGAAGGCGTGATGCGCGGATTCTCGGGCGTGGTCGGTCTCGTCGCCGCTGCCACTCTGGTGGTCGGGGGCCTGGCCGTCGTCGGGAACCTGAACCCGCAACGGCAACTGGGTGTGGGTACCGACCGGCTCGGCCCGGACAGCGGTGAGCAGGTGACCGACTACCTGGCTCGCGCCGAGACGAGCCTGCTCGCCGATGGTGCCGAACCCCGCTGGGGCTCTGTGTCGTTCGATCGCGAACTCACCGCCGAACAGGCCTACGCCGCGGCGAACGGTGTGCGCATCTCGCTGGTGCTCTTCCGAGTACCGCTCGATCGCGTGCAAACCCCGATACTCACGGTCGGTGTTCCCGGCAGTGAACGGTCGGTACTGAACTCGACCGCACGCGCTGCCGGACAGATACAGGAATCGTTCGGCGCAGGGGACCGGCAGGCGCAGATAGAGGCGGTGTCGCAGCGCCGGTTGCTGGGCGGGTGTGCGTGCGTGGTGACATTGGTGGTGCGGGGCACCGCGGCCGAGTTGAGCGAGGTGGCCGGCCGCGACGGCGTACGGGCTGTGGAGGCGCTTCCGCCCGACGCGGTGTCAGGGAAGTTCGCCGTCGAGCCGTTGCTTCCGGAGTACGTCGACATCGTCGGGCCGCTGCCGGACGACGGGCCGATTCCGGCGGAATGAGGGCAACTCCAGTCTCGTTCGTCACACGCGTCACGTCCTCCCAGGACACACCGACAGCTACGAAAATTCTGTCGGTTCCACCGCTTAGAGTGGGTGCATTCGCGGCTCGTATTTCGAAAACGCACGACCTTCAGGAGAGAACCTTCGTGGCCGATTCGTTCGTTCATCTGCACAACCACACCGAATATTCGATGCTCGACGGTGCCGCCAAGATCGGGGCCATGTTCGCCGAGGCGGCGCGGTTGGAGATGACGGCGGTCGGGATGACCGACCACGGCAACATGTACGGAGCCAGCGAGTTCTACAACGAGGCCAAGAAGGCCGGTATCAAACCGATCATCGGTATCGAGGCCTACATCGCCCCGGAGTCTCGGTTCAACAAGAAGCGCGTGCTGTGGGGCGATCGGAGCCAGAAGTCCGACGACGTCTCCGGTAGTGGTGCGTACACGCACATGACGATGGTCGCCGAGAACGCCACCGGCGTCCGAAACCTGTTCAAGCTGTCCTCGCTGGCATCCATCGAGGGCCAGCTGGGCAAGTGGGCCCGCATGGACGAGGAGATCATTGCCTCGCATGCGGAAGGCATCATCGCCACCACCGGCTGCCCGTCCGGCGAGGTACAGACTCGGCTCCGGCTCGGCCAGGAGCGTGAGGCGCTCGAAGCTGCAGCCAAGTGGCAGGAGATCTGGGGACCGGACAACTTCTTCCTGGAACTGATGGACCACGGCCTGTCCATCGAGCGGCGCGTCCGCGAGGGTCTGCTCGACATCGGTAAGAAGCTCTCCATCCCGCCGCTCGCTACCAACGACTGCCACTACGTCACCAAGGATGCTGCCGAGAACCACGAGGCGCTGCTGTGCATTCAGACCGGTAAAACTCTGAGTGACCCCACCCGCTTCAAGTTCGACGGCGACGGTTACTACCTCAAGTCGGCCGCCGAGATGCGTGCACTGTGGGACGACCAGGTGCCCGGTGCCTGCGACAGCACGCTGCTCATCGCCGAGCGAGTCCAGCCGTACGACGAAGTGTGGGCGCACCGAGACCGGATGCCCATCTTCCCGGTTCCCGAGGGCCACACCCAGGGCACCTGGCTGCGCCACGAGGTCATGACCGGGCTCGAGCGTCGGTTCCCCGACGGCCCGGCCGAGGACTACCTCGCGCGGGCCGAGTACGAGATCAAGGTCATCCTGGAAATGGGCTTCCCGGCCTACTTTCTCGTGGTCGGCGACCTGATCAACCATGCCAAGGCCGTCGGCATCCGCGTCGGGCCCGGCCGAGGCTCCGCGGCCGGATCGCTGGTGGCCTATGCCATGGGCATCACCAACATCGATCCGTTGCCACACGGTCTGCTGTTCGAGCGATTCCTCAACCCCGAGCGCGTGTCGATGCCCGATATCGATATCGACTTCGACGATCGTCGCCGCGGTGAGATGGTGCGTTACGCCACCGAGAAGTGGGGCAGCGATCGCGTTGCTCAGGTCATCACCTTCGGCACCATCAAGACCAAGGCGGCCATCAAGGACTCCGCACGAGTGCAGTTCGGGCAGCCGGGTTTCGGGATCGCCGATCAGATCACCAAGGCGCTGCCGCCGCCCATCATGGCCAAGGACATCTCGGTGGCCGGCATCACCGATCCGTCCCACGAGCGCTACAAGGAGGCCGTCGAAGTCCGTGCGCTCATCGACTCCAACCCCGACGTCGCGACGATCTACAAGACGGCCAAGGGCCTCGAGGGCCTGATCCGCAACGCAGGCGTGCACGCCTGCGCGGTCATCATGTCCTCTGAACCGCTCACCGACGCCATTCCGGTGTGGAAGCGCGCGCAGGACGGCGCGATCATCACCGGCTGGGATTACCCGTCGTGCGAGGCCATCGGTCTGCTCAAGATGGACTTCCTCGGTCTGCGCAACCTCACCGTCATCGGTGACGCGATCGACAACATCAAGGCCAACCGCGGGATCGAGATCGACCTCGACGCACTGCCGCTCGACGATCCGGCCACGTTCGATCTGCTCTCGCGCGGAGACACACTCGGCGTGTTCCAGCTCGACGGCAGTGCCATGCGAGACCTGCTACGCCGCATGCAGCCCACCGGCTTCGAGGACATCGTCGCCGTTCTGGCTCTGTACCGCCCCGGTCCGATGGGCATGAACTCCCACAACGATTACGCCGACCGCAAGAACGGTAGGCAAGAGGTCAAGCCGATTCACCCCGAGCTCGAAGAGCCACTCAAGGTGATTCTCGGTGAAACGTACGGCCTGGTGGTCTACCAGGAGCAGATCATGCAGCTCGCGCAGAAGGTCGCCGGGTACACCCTCGGCCAAGCCGACCTGCTGCGCCGCGCCATGGGTAAGAAGAAGCTCTCCGAGCTCGAGAAGGCGTACGCCGGGTTCCGCCAGGGCATGTTGGACAACGGTTTCTCCGAGGCGGCCATCAAGGCGCTGTGGGACACCGTGCTGCCGTTCGCGGGCTACGCGTTCAACAAGTCGCACTCGGCGGGCTACGGGCTGGTGTCGTACTGGACCGCGTATCTCAAGGCGAACTACCCGGCCGAGTACATGGCCGGCCTGCTCACCAGCGTCGGCGACGACAAGGACAAGGCCGCGATCTATCTTGCCGACTGCCGCAAGCTCGGCATCACCGTGCTGCCTCCCGACGTCAACGAATCCGAGCTGAACTTCGCGTCGGTCGGCAAGGACATCCGGTTCGGTCTCGGTGCAGTGCGCAACGTGGGCACCAATGTGGTCGCCTCGATCATCAGGGCGCGATCGGAGAAGTCGAAGTACACCGATTTCTCGGACTACCTGGGCAAGATCGACGCAATTGCCTGCAGCAAGAAGGTCACCGAATCCCTCATCAAGGCAGGCGCTTTCGACTCGCTCGACCATCCGCGCAAGGGCCTGATGCTCATTCACGCCGACGCGATCGACGCGGTGATGGGCACCAAGAAGGCCGAGGCGATAGGTCAGTTCGATCTGTTCGGCGGTGAGGACGCCGACGAGTCCATCTCCGCGGTGTTCAACGTTCGGGTGCCGGACGAGGAGTGGGAATCCAAGCATCGGCTCGCCCTCGAACGCGAGATGCTCGGCCTGTACGTCTCCGGCCACCCGCTCCTGGGCGTCGAGCACATGTTGGTCGCGAAGTCCGACTGCAATATCCCGACCATTCTCGAAGGTGACATCAAGGACGGAACTCAGGTCACCGTCGGCGGAATTCTGGCCTCGGTCAACCGGAGGATCAACAAGAACGGTCTGACGTGGGCGTCGGCTCAGCTCGAGGATCTGGCCGGTGGTATCGAAGTGCTGTTCTTCCCACAGGCGTACTCGGTGTTCGGTGCCGATGTCACCGAGGACTCGGTGGTACTCGTCAAGGGTCGGGTGTCGGTGCGCGACGACCGGGTCTCCTTGATCGCGAACGACCTTGCGGTACCAGATCTTTCGGCGATCGGTATCGACAAGCCTCTCGCGGTCAGTCTGCCGACGCGGCTGTGCACGGCGGACAAGGTCGGTGCTCTCAAACGAGTCCTGTCCAGCCACCCGGGAACCTCGGATGTGCACCTTCGGCTGGTGAGCGGTGACAAGATCACCACGATGAAGCTGGACGACAGTCTGCGCGTCACGCCGACATCGGCGTTGATGGGAGACCTGAAGGCGCTACTGGGACCCGGCTGCTTGACGGGGTGATGCAGGCGCGGTCGGGTGTAGCTCGGTGAGGCGCAGCGTCCACCAGGCCGCGACCGCGATCGCGGCACCGGCGAGTACTGCGGCGTGCAGGGAGCCGGCGATGACGAGCGTCGCGACGAACACGAATGATCCCAGCGCGAGGGCTTCCAGTTTGTAGACCGGCCACGCGATGCCTGCGACGTCGACGCTGCGCAGGGCAGCGGTGGGTCGGTGGCTCACCCGGGTGCTCGTGAAGGTCATCGCGTTCTCCTCTGCTGCGCCCGGTGTGGTGACGATTCGGCTGTCCGGCGCGCGAAGTTCAGACTATACCCACCGAAAGATTCGGTCCACCGAACTTGGCATCCGGACCAGGCAATGTGGCCGATCTTGTGGCGTCACGCGTACGAGAGGTGTTCACTGAAAGTCATGCCATTGACAGGAGAATACGAACCGAGTTCATCCGACTGGGCCCGTGAGCAGGCCGAGCGATACGAGAACTCCGGCGGAACCGAGGGCACGACCATGAACGGGATGCCGGTCGTGCTGCTGACCACCAAGGGGAACAAGAGCGGCAAGCTGCGCAAGTCGCCGTTGATGAGAGTCGAACACGACGGCGAGTACGCCATCGTGGCCTCGCTGGGCGGAGCGCCGAAGCACCCCGTCTGGTACCACAACGTCAAAGCCGAGCCGCTCGTCGAGCTGCAGGACGGAACCGAGAAGCACGACTACGTCGCTCGCGAGGTGACCGGCGACGAGAAAGCCGTGTGGTGGGAACGCTCGGTCGCTGCCTACCCCGATTACGCGGACTACCAGAAGAAGACCGATCGCGAGATCCCGGTGTTCGTCCTCGCGCGCGTCTGATCGCGAGCCGTCAGAGGAGTGGAACGGTCCCGAGTGGGTGACCGTTCCACTCTGGTGGCAGCATGTGCTGGTGTCTTCATCCCCTGACCTCGCCTCCCAGCACCCATCGTCGGTAGCCGTCACCGCTGCCGATATCGATGCCGCTGCGGTGCGGATTTCGTCGGTGGTGGCCGCGACACCCCTGCAGTTGTGCGAGCGATTGTCGGCCGAGACCGGCGCGAGGGTCTACCTCAAGCGCGAAGACCTGCAGATCGTGCGGTCGTACAAAATTCGTGGTGCCTACAACCTGATGGACCAGCTGACCGATGCGGAGCGGGCTGTCGGCGTGGTCACCGCGAGCGCAGGCAACCATGCTCAGGGAGTGGCGTTCGCGTGTCGCTCGATGCAGGTGCACGGTCGCATCTACGTTCCCGCGAACACCCCCAAGCAGAAGCGCGACCGAATCCGAGTGCACGGCGGTGACTTCGTGGAGCTCATCGTCATCGGCGATACGTTCGATGCCGCGGCAGCTGCCGCAGCCGCAGATGTCGCCCGCACCGGTGCCACCATGGTGCCGCCGTTCGACGATCCGCGAACCGTGGCCGGGCAGGGCACCATTGCCGCCGAGATGATCGATCAGCTCGGTGGGGCACCCGATGTCGTCGTGATGCCCGTCGGCGGAGGCGGATGCATCGCAGGCATCTCCAGCTACCTCCGTGAGCGCGCACCGCAGACGTCACTGGTGGGTGTCGAACCGTCCGGCGCGGCGTCGATGACCGCTGCGCTGATCGCCGGCGGTCCGGTGACGCTCTCCGAGATCGATCCGTTCGTCGACGGGGCCGCCGTCCGCCGCATCGGCGACGTGCCGTACGCAGCGTTGCAGTCGCTCGGTGCCACGGTGGTGTCCCATGCTTCGTTGCCGCTGATCACCGCGCCCGTGTTCGACAGTTCCGGCCCCGGTGCATTCCTGATCACCCAGATCGACGAGGGCGCGGTCTGTACCGCGATGCTCGAGCTGTACCAGAACGAAGGCGTCATCGCAGAGCCTGCAGGCGCGTTGGCCGTTGCGGCGCTCGAGCATCTCGACATCGCGCCGGGAAGCACAGTCGTGTGTTTGGTGTCCGGCGGCAACAACGACGTCTCTCGCTACGGCGAAATTCTCGAGCGATCGCTCGTTCACCTGGGCCTGAAGCACTACTTCCTCGTGGACTTTCCGCAGGAGCCCGGCGCACTGCGTCGTTTTCTCGACGAGGTGCTCGGGCCCGAGGACGACATCACCCTGTTCGAGTACGTCAAGCGCAACAACCGGGAGACGGGTGCCGCGCTCGTCGGCATTCAACTCGGCGATGCGGACGGCCTCTCTTCCCTCCTCGAACGTATGCGGTCATCGCACCTGCAGGTGGAGCAGTTGGAGCCGGGTTCGCCGGTGTACCGGTACCTGACCTGAGTCAGCGACCGAGCAGGCGGTCGACGACGCGTTTGTGCAGTTCGGGGTCCACGGCCGGCAGGTCGAGCACGGCACCGAGGTAGATTCCGTCGCCGACGAGCCGGATGATTTCGGCCTGGACCGGATCGTCTATCTCTGTGCGTAGACCCTCGTCCCACTGCTGCATCATGTCGGTGACGGCATCCTGCACCTCGCCCGAGTTCCCGTCGACGCTGCGCAGTGCCGCCAGCGTGGAGCGATACAGGGCGATTTCCTTGTCCGAAATGGAATCGGGTGGCTGCAGATACCACTCCGCCACAGAGGTGCCACCCTCCGCAGCGTCGGCACGCTGTAGATCGGCCTGAACGGCGAGCCGCCGGACCATGGCAGCAACCAGCGCG
The nucleotide sequence above comes from Rhodococcoides fascians A25f. Encoded proteins:
- a CDS encoding TetR/AcrR family transcriptional regulator; translated protein: MSSDTRDRILDSLETLLLEHGMTKVTLDSVAAAAGVSKGGLLYHFKTKDALVAAMVRRLAVQADLQRADAAEGGTSVAEWYLQPPDSISDKEIALYRSTLAALRSVDGNSGEVQDAVTDMMQQWDEGLRTEIDDPVQAEIIRLVGDGIYLGAVLDLPAVDPELHKRVVDRLLGR